From the Panulirus ornatus isolate Po-2019 chromosome 46, ASM3632096v1, whole genome shotgun sequence genome, one window contains:
- the LOC139763142 gene encoding uncharacterized protein isoform X2 → MSSSKQFETQSLTLFWDVDQDDDRTVAELLGSTPYLDWTKPVFLYAVPIHLLQKAEQMVRSGLLANERLVVQPVSLGHLYTITASRLPVISRLPKEFRLGPIEEHHMDHLYKHWQYNEDETLESYKNMLRVLPSVGVYNAYVAGATTIGHETLKENTKKTVSVSQTLEDTPARTVKGKKIQRNTLEETVTDDNALEKTLNNCGDEAGWSRINEMPVAWTALSHNNIICNTYTLKEYRCRGLGRAVTAALAARVLQDDDRVSGYADHHNGAAIKILEQLGFTRECDVGWQTYSILKNQRRKPSRFYSKVILKTVKCLRINLHVHKLSYTKQYKYISLGTLTKPFQRIVFKSRKLV, encoded by the exons TTCGAGACCCAGAGTCTGACACTGTTCTGGGACGTCGACCAAGATGATGACCGGACTGTGGCCGAGCTCCTTGGCTCCACGCCATACCTAGACTGGACTAAACCTGTCTTCCTCTACGCTGTTCCCATACATCTGCTGCAGAAG GCGGAACAGATGGTGAGAAGTGGACTGCTGGCGAACGAGAGGCTGGTGGTCCAGCCTGTCTCTTTGGGTCACCTCTACACCATCACGGCCTCAAGACTCCCCGTCATATCCAG ATTACCCAAAGAGTTCCGGTTGGGACCCATAGAGGAGCATCACATGGACCATTTGTACAAACACTGGCAGTACAACGAGGATGAGACGTTGGAGTCATATAAGAATATGTTGCGTGTCCTCCCCAGTGTGGGTGTGTACAACGCATATGTGGCTGGAGCCACGACCATTGGACATGAGACGCTAAAAGAAAACACTAAAAAGACTGTCAGTGTAAGCCAGACGCTGGAAGACACGCCAGCGAGAACAGTCAAGGGTAAGAAGATACAAAGAAACACACTGGAGGAAACTGTCACCGATGATAACGCATTGGAAAAGACGTTGAATAACTGTGGAGACGAGGCAGGCTGGTCCAGAATCAATGAGATGCCTGTGGCTTGGACAGCCCTCTCCCATAACAACATCATCTGTAATACCTACACGCTAAAGGAATATCGGTGTCGGGGGCTGGGTCGGGCGGTAACCGCGGCCCTGGCTGCTCGTGTGCTGCAGGATGATGACAGAGTCTCAGGTTACGCAGACCACCATAACGGCGCCGCCATCAAGATTCTCGAACAGCTGGGCTTCACCAGGGAATGTGACGTCGGCTGGCAAACTTATTCTATATTGAAGAACCAGAGACGTAAACCTTCACGTTTTTACAGTAAAGTGATTCTGAAGACAGTAAAATGTCTACGAATTAATCTTCACGTGCACAAACTTTCCTATACCAAACAGTACAAATACATATCTCTAGGAACACTTACTAAGCCATTTCAAAGAATAGTCTTCAAATCAAGAAAGTTGGTCTGA